Within the Desulfobulbaceae bacterium genome, the region ACGTGCTGGATTGCCACGCTTCGCTCGCAGATAGCACCCTCAACGGCAGGTCATAAACTCCGACTTCGATGACGACAATTATTCCCGTCACTGCGAGGAGCGTAGCGACGCGGCAGTCCAGAGCTTTTAACCCTTGGACCTACTTTTTCTGGATTGCCGCGCTTCGCTCGCAGATAGCACCCTCAACGACAGGGCATAAACTCCGACTTCGAAGACGACATTCTGGATTGCCACGCCCCTATATCTCCATCCATTGTGAGAAAAAATTGTACTGGGATTAAGATTGTAGTAAACTTGGTTCTAGCTGCACACCCCGGCAGATACGATATTGACGGACACTAAAAGTATGAGAAGGCACGATATGACTAGTATAAAATTACCGAACAATGAATCTGCCCTGCATTTTGATGGTGAGCGCTTTGTTCCTTGTGGTGATGTTTCGGATGAACTGGCAATGGAGCATTTGCATAGATATGTGGCGGCGATAGCTTTTGTTCGAGGCAAATCTGTCGTGGATATTGCCAGTGGTGAGGGTTATGGCAGTTATATTTTGTCTCAGGCGGCTGCAAGTGTGATCGGTGTGGATGTTGATCCAAAAGCTGTCGCTCATGCTCAGGCGCGATATCAGAATAACACTTTAAGGTATCTGTCCGGCAGCTGCAGTTCTATCCCCTGTCCAGATAGTTCCGTTGATGTTGTAGTCAGCTTTGAAACATTGGAACATGTTTCAGAGCATGACGAGTTTATGGCTGAAATCAAGCGGGTTTTGAAGGCTGATGGTGTTCTTTTGCTGTCGACACCAAATATTGATGGCTATAACGAGCTTCGTGATGAGACAAATCCTTTTCATTTAAAAGAGTTAACTCAGGAAGAGTTTAAGGAGTTATTGGGGCGGTATTTCAAGACATTTCATATTGGCGGCCAAGCAGGTTTTTTCTGTTCGTCGCTGGTGTTTGAGGACAGTACGGCTGATAGAGAGACAAACCATACATCCTTTTCAGTATTTGCACAGGATTCTAACGGACAGGTCTCGGTTCTTAAGCAACCGCCAAGATCTGCATATCTCATTGCGGTGGCGTCAGATGCCGATATTGACGCCCCAGTTAGCAGTTTCTACGAAGGAAATATAAAACGCAATATTATCAGCGCCTTAGAGGGTGGGATTGTCGAACGTGATGGTTGGTGTCTGGATAAAGATACCCATATCCACTCCTTGAATGATTCGATCAGGGCACTGCAGGAAAATGAAAAGAGTTTATTGCAGACCAACAGCAGCTTAAGTGATAAGTGCTCTGCTTTAGAGGATGATTTACAAAATAAGAAAGTAAAAATTGACGAAATTGAAGCCCAATTGTCTGAGTATCAATTGCATAATAAAAAGTGTATTTGTTCTCGGTTGGTTGAGAGATTGCGTAGGTGCTGTGGGTGCAGTAAGTAGAAAATGCTTGCGTTTTTATTGATTGTTTTCTCGACGTCGGAGTTTATGCCCCGCTGTTAAACGGTGTTTTCTCGCGCTTTTTGTGTCAGGACTTTTGATCAGTGCGGTGAATTGTTTTCAATGTTCCTGAGTGTTGATATATGAATATATTCGATGAGTTTGCAGAAATAATTAAACATCTTGAACATGAAGAAATTCGCTATGCTCTAGTCGGTGGTG harbors:
- a CDS encoding class I SAM-dependent methyltransferase, with the protein product MTSIKLPNNESALHFDGERFVPCGDVSDELAMEHLHRYVAAIAFVRGKSVVDIASGEGYGSYILSQAAASVIGVDVDPKAVAHAQARYQNNTLRYLSGSCSSIPCPDSSVDVVVSFETLEHVSEHDEFMAEIKRVLKADGVLLLSTPNIDGYNELRDETNPFHLKELTQEEFKELLGRYFKTFHIGGQAGFFCSSLVFEDSTADRETNHTSFSVFAQDSNGQVSVLKQPPRSAYLIAVASDADIDAPVSSFYEGNIKRNIISALEGGIVERDGWCLDKDTHIHSLNDSIRALQENEKSLLQTNSSLSDKCSALEDDLQNKKVKIDEIEAQLSEYQLHNKKCICSRLVERLRRCCGCSK